From Quercus robur chromosome 8, dhQueRobu3.1, whole genome shotgun sequence:
GCAAAATAACCATGGTTACTTTAATAGGGCTCCAAACTTTGAACATGATCACTATAATCACAATGGCCCTAGGGATTATGATGATAGGATGTCCAAGGAAAATATAGAAGCACCCACCTTTGATGGCTGCCTAGACCCATGGATTTTCACTGATTGGTTACGTCAGATGGAGAAATTCTTTAACTATTACCATTGGGTTGAGAATAAAAAGTGAGGTATGCTAGGATGAAGTTAAGTGCAAGAGACAACCTTTTTTGGGAAGACCTTGAGGATACCCTTAGGCGACGGCATGAGCCCCCCATTACTGATTGGCTTGAGATGAAGGATGCACTCTCAAGGATTTATCTTCCTCCAACTTATAGGAGCTCCCTCCTTGAGGAATGGGATCGCCTAAAGTAAGGCACTGCTCCTGTGGCTGAATATATAGAGAATTTCAAGGAGTTTAGGAGGCGAATTCGAATGGTCAAGGAAGAGGTTGTCACACTCAATAGGTTTAAGAAAGGTTTAAATGCTAATCTACTAGGCGAGATTATCACTCGAGAAGTCACTACCCTAAGAGAAGCATATGACCTTGCTAGGAATTGTGAATTAGCATCCAAATCTATCTTTTGACGACGTTTTGAGCTCCGGAGTGTTCCCACCAACTCTCAACATTTTGGTAGCAGATCTAGATTTGCCTTACCCCCTAAGGTTAACCCTAATAGCACCCTAATAGAAAAAGAGGACAAGGGAAAAGGTGAGGTCAATGAGCCTTCAAGATTAGGCTCTCGCCTTCAATGCTTCAAATGCAATGGGGTTGGACACATCACAACTAGGTGTCCCTCTAGGGCCCTTGTCATTCAAGAGGATGATGAAAAGGTTGAAGATGTTGAGGAACTAGTGTATGATCTAAATGTTGAAGAAACCTAAGATGTTGAGGCAGAATGGGAAGATGATCCTAGCTATCTCGCATGCATTAGAGCCATTTCTCCCCAGGTTGATGACTTTAAGGACTTTGGTGTCCCTAGGGTGAATGTGGTAAGGTGTGCTTTGACAGAGCAGAGAGACATTGATGATTAGCGAAGGAGTGCCATCTTCCAAACTTACACAAGTGTGGAGACAAAACTTGCAAGGTTATTATAGATAGTGGGAGTTGCATTAATGCGGTGTCCTCTAACGTTGTTTCCCGCCTAGGCTTGAAATTGACCCCTCACCCTAACCCATATAAAGTTTCTTGGGTGGATACTTCCTCTATAGCCATAAGAGAAAGATGTGTTGTCTTACTTCAATTCCTCACCTACAAGGCCGAAATATGGTATGACGTAATTCCCATGGATGTAGAGCATATTATCTTAGGTAGGCCTTGGCTTTATGATTTGGATGTCACCCTTCATGGGCAATCCAATTCTTGCTTATTTATGTTTGAAGGTAAGAAGATTGTGCTCAATCCTTTGAAACCCAAGCCAATTGACACGAGCAAGAAGACAGAAGCACCAAAGGCGAAAGGCCTGAACATCATAAGCCCAAAGGCATTTGAAAGGTAGCAGTTCAAGAATCCATTGTGTTTGTCTTAGTTGCCAGAGAGCTTTATGGGGAGACCCGTGAAGAGCAACCTGAAGAAGTGAAGACAGTGCTCCAGGAATTTAAGGATGTTTTCCTTGAGGAACTCCCTGATCATTTACCGCCCATGTGTGACATACAACACGCCATAGATTTTGTGCCCGGAGCGGCCCTACCTAACTTGCCTCACTATAGGATGAGCTCTGCAGAGCATGCCGAGTTGCAAAGGCAAGTAGAAGAACTACTTAAGAGGGGTTTTGTTCGTGAAAGCATGAGTCCTTGTGCAGTCCCTACACTCTTAACTCCAAAGACAGATGGACTTGGAGGATGTGTGTTGATAGTGCCATCAACAAGATCACTGTGAAATATCTTCAGTTGGATGACATGTTGGATATGATGGCTGGAGCAACGATCTTCTTCAAGATAGACTTGAAAAGTGGCtatcatcaaattagggttCGTTTTGGTGATGAGTGGAAAACTGCCTTCAAGACGAAGGATGGTTTATATGAGTGGATGGTCATGTCTTTTGGATTGTCCAATGCTCCTAGTACCTTTATGAGAGTGATGACTTAAGTGCTCAAGCCTTTTATGGGGAAATTCTTGGTTGTGTACTTTGATGACATCCTCATCTATAGTATGTCTAGAGAGCAACACTTAGACCACCTAACTCAAGTTTGTACTACCCTTAGGAAGGAGAGTTTATATGGCAACCTCAAGAAGTGCCCTTTCTTCATCGATAGAGTAGTTTTCCTAGGTTTCATAGTATTCTCTGAGGGAGTTTCTACTGACCCCCAAAAGGTTCAAGCGATTGTGGAGTGGCCCGAGCCTAAAAATATCCATGAAATTCGAAGATTTCATGGGCTCGCTTCCTTTTATCGCCGATTCATCAAGGGGTTTAGTACCATTATGTCCCCCATCACTGACTGCATGAAACAAGGGGAGTTTGTTTGGACTAAAGCTGCTGCAAAGGCTTTCAATGAGGTAAAGCAAAAGATGACTAAGGCACCTGTCATGCATCTCCCTGATTTTACCAAGCCTTTTGAGGTGGAATGTGATACCTCAGGTATTGGTATAGGGGGAGTACTTAGTCAAGAGCGCCACCTAATTGTTTATTTCAGTGAGAAGTTGAATGATAATAAGCAAAAGTACTCCACATATGACAAAGAGTTTTATGCCATTATTCGAGCTCTTTGGCATTGGCGCCATTACTTGTTGTCTCAAGAATTTGTTATCTACTCTGATCACGAAGCTTTGCGCTACCTCCATTCCTAAAAGAAACTGAATTTTAGACACGGTAGTTGGGTTGAGTTTCTGCAACGCTACTACTTTGTGGTGAAACATAGGGCGGGAGTTGAGAATAAGGCTGCTGATGCACTAAGTCGAAGGGTGTCTTTGCTATCCATCATGAGTGTTAAGGTTACTGGGTTTGAATGACTCAAGGATGAATATGAGTCATGCCCAGATTTTGGGGAGCTCTACACTAGCCTAAGTAATGCCCCACGACCAATCCTGGATAATTATACCCTTCAAGATGGTTACTTGTTCAAAGCCAACAAGTTATGTATCCCTTAGTCTTCAGTGAGAGATTTCCTAGTTTGGGAGATACATGCAGGAGGCCTAGTAGGTCATTTTGGCCGAGACAAAACAATTGAGGAAGTGGAATGTCAATTCTATTGGCTTGGTCTTAAGAAGGGCGTTGCCAAGATAGTTGGTCAGTGTCATACATGTCAACTAGCCAAACATCGCAAGCAAAATATTGGCCTGTACACGCCTCTACCTGTGCCAGATCACCCGTGGCAGGATGTGAGTATGGACTTTGTGTTAGGTTTGCCCTGCacctttaggaagcatgattcCATTCTAGTAGTTGTTGATCGCTTCTCTAAGATGGCTCATTTCCTACCATGTTCTAAGACCTCTGATGCTTCTAAGATCGCAAAGCTCTACTTTGATAAGATTGTCAAACTTTATGGTCTTCCAAAAACCATAGTGTCTAATAGGGATGTTCGCTTCATGAGTTATTTTTGGAAGACCTTGTGGCATTTAGCGGGcaccaaattgaaattttccacGGCATTTCATCCTCAAACTAATAGTCAAACTGAGGTGGTTAATCATAGTCTAGGCAACCTCCTTCGGTGTCTAATGGGTGAAGCTAATCAGAATTGGGATTCAATTCTTCCTATAGCCTAACTTGTATATAATAGCTCTGTCAATAGGTTTATAGGtgctagtccttttgaggttttGCATGGATATACACCTAGGAAGCCCTTAGATCTTTTGCCCATGTCCCCACATGTTAGgatttttgaatttgttgagGCATATGCACGATATATTCATGATTTGTATAATGAGATTCGCAAAAAAATTCAGGTAAGTAATTCTCAATATAAAATTCATGTTGACACTCATCGGCATCATGCAGAGTTTCAGGTAGGGGATTATGTCATGATTCGGATTCGACCTGAATGGTTTCCCTCTGGGACCATTAAGAAATTGTAGGCTCATAGTGCTGGACCATTCAAGGGATTGAAACGAATAGGTTCAAATGCATATGTCATTGACCTTCCTCATGATTATGGTATTAGCTCCTCCTTTAATATTGAGGATTTAGTTGCTTATAAAAGCCCCACAGCTACTCCTGATACCCCTTTTGATGAGTCTTTGCCTAATCCTATTGATGCCCCTATTCCCACCCCTTTACCCTTAAATCTGCCCCATGCACATAAAGAATCTATTGATACTATTTTAGACGAGCAGATTATTTCTACTAGGGATGGAGGAGTCACCGTTTCCTAGTTCGATGGCGAGGGCAACCGAATTCTGATTGCACATGGATTACTTGAGATGAGCTACAGCGACTGGATCCAGACTTGTTGGAGTACTATTAGAGCTCTTTAGATTTCCACTCGACGAGGTCAAGTTCTTCTCACGCGGTGGGAGTTGGTGTGGACATGAGGTACAAGCCCCCAATTACACGCACATATAGGaggaagagcaaaaagaagacaGCTCAACCTATGGCCTTATGGATGGAGCCTATTAGTTATTGGGCTTGAGACTAAGCAAACTTGAGCATTTGATAATTAGGGTTTCTTTATGCATTTTTATTGTTAGCTATTtaagcacttttttttattattgtaagatagttttgagaattataaaaaaaacatgtgtttcaatttttgcttggtgctgactccaagcagCCCTTAGGTGCTGATTCCTAGggtttattttatagtttaattgTTCCATTGAAATAGTGTGGTTGTCCTAAGTCAAGGGATCTACTAAGCctaatcataaaataatttaatttatagttTACCAATAAAGTTGTACCAGTCAGCCTTATAGCTTGTTAGATTAACTTGTTAGTTGTGAGTAGCATTCTAATTTTATTGGATGTCCTTGAAGGAAGGGAACGTTTGCTTCGTAATTAATAAAGACTTGCAAGTTCTGACTATAAACTAATGCCATGTGAAGTTTCATGGAATGTCATATACATGGTCTAGAGCAGCCTATTGGAGAGTAATGACAATTAGTACAACTTTATGAGTCATCATGATAAATAAGAGTATTATTCCAATAAGCCAACATTTTGGGGTTTACACGCGGTGATGCACTTTGAAGGAACAAGAAAGATGCATAAGATACTGAAGGCAATCAAATAATCAAATCATCTTGATGtttctgttttcattttcaactAGAACTAGGATTACATAATTATTGTGTCCAAGAGGAAAGACGAATTCTGTTCTTTCAACATAGAACATCGTAGGCTCTAGCAAATGAAAACATCTAAAAAATGgacctatttttttatttctagctAGCAAGATTCACTGCAATAGGACTCCTGACTGAGTGCTTGCCGTCTGACCAAATCATATCTCCAAATACATAGCCGGCTCTAGTGCCTAATTTGGCAAAATTGGGCGTAATAATAACCTGGAAGGTCTTCTTTTCACCAGTTGTCTTGAACTCCAAAACTCTAGGTTTGACAGTGACGAAAACTGCAAAGGGTTGCCTGACACGCACTTTGTATGTGCCTGGAGAACCAACGTTAGTTACTGTTCTAGTAAGAGTCACCTTGTGTGCTTGGATGTTAGGAACTGCGATTGAAGGGTAGTTGAAGTCCTGTATACTGAAAGTATCGGGACATGAATAAGGCTTCTGAGAAAATAATCGGATCATGGTATCATTGTAGCCACGAGCACATAAGAAGTTCAAGTAATCTTCAGTGGTAGCGTCATAAACGAGTCCAGGGTCCATTGCACTGTTTGGGTTCACATGTCCTGAACCATAGGCAAATGGTGTCGCTTCGACAGTGGATGAGTCCAGAATTGACTTCCTGGTGTTATCTCGGGTTTTTGCTGGAATTGAAAATGGAAATGGAAAGATTAGAGGAGGTGAACAAGAATGTGCGACACTTCTCTGACTTCACAGCATGAAGGATTTGCAATATGAACTTAAAGAGAACGTTTACCTGTAGTCATGATTGCAGATTTGATAGCTGACGGACTCCAGAGAGGGTACCGTGTTTTGAGAAGGCCAACAATGCCAGCAACATGAGGACATGACATGGAAGTGCCAGAGAGTATAGAGTAAGGAAACCGGCGTTTGTCATTATCTAATCTAGTGGGACTTATTGCTTCGGTGAAAGCAGCAAGTATGCTCACTCCTGGTCCAGTGATATCAGGCTGCAATTAACAcaaaatgttaagcacataaGAGAATCTGCACATGATGTATACTTGAAaataatacccaaaaaaaaaaaatgttgaagatTGAATTGCTTTGCAGACCTTGAGAATTGTTGGCTCAATGTTACTGGGTCCCCTAGATGAGAATGCAGCCATAAATGGTGCTGGCTTTACTCCTAATAGTGTCTTTACATCAGTAATGGAAGCAGTGGGGTTCCTATTACAAAGAAATATCCATTCATATAACAATCATAacttgttagaaaataatcttGGGTCTAACTAGTTCAAAAATGACTGTAAGAAGTGAAAAAGATAAGTACTTGGTTCTGTTAAGGTAAGCAAATATGATTTGGCCATCAGTATAGTTTATATGTGAAGCAGGTAGCACATGAGGATCAGCTGAAAGATCATTCCCATCAATCACATTATTAGCCAATATCATACCTACAGCACCTGCCCTAAGACACTCACTGCCCTTATCAGCTCTTGCAATCACCCCTCGTAGACACAACACAATCTTGCCTTTCACCTTTTTGGGATCAAGACTTCCAGCATAACAAAGCAGActaccaggaaaaaaaaaaaaactcagtttTATATGGTAGAGAATTGAAGAAAGATAATCATACAATTTgatattacaaaattatatgtGTTAGATTGAGGACATCGAGTGGTTGTGCTTACGCGGATGTGGGGGATACGTTTGCAATATTGGCATTTGCAGCACTGATCAATGGATAGAACTTTCCACCTGGCACGCCTGAAGCTGAAAGACTTACTCCCTAATAATGAAAATTAGGAATGTCACTACAACTGTTTTCATGTAATGAATAAGGATAACTTACATATTTCTTGTCAAAAGTTGcatttggaggaaatttttaaaaattcctGGTCTTTTCTAGAACTAGTTTATCAATAATGCTCTCTTGAATATGCattatatggaaaaaaaaatggtaggatTGAACTCCCACCTTATCCAACTGCAACGCCAAAGGCAAAGCACCTTAGTATTAAGAATCAAATAATTGTTGCAGAATCAATGTTAGGGCATAGCTAAATAAGCAAACAGCTCAGAACTTGGCTAGCTACAACTCACTTTCGTGTTATATGCATACTGAAATTAATCCctagaatatttttttacatggattgaaaaataagatACACAATACCTCGATTTGCTTCTTGTTGCCAAGAGAAGCATAGTTAGCAAGATTCCTGTCTGTTGTACTAGCCCCAACTGTGAAAATCCATGGAGCCACATTTGTTACAGTCCCCAGAATTGGTCCAGAATTGCCAGCTGAGCAAACCACAGCAATATTATTCTTAACAGCATGGAAGGAACTTATTGATATCCCATCCCTGAAAAATTCAGTGCCGCCAGTGGCACCAAGAGAAATTGAGAGCACATCAACACCATCACTTATTGCAGCATCAACGGCAGCCATGATATCTGCATCATAGCACCCGCCAGTGAACTCAGTTTCTGGCCAGCAGACCTTGTAGGCAGCCACGCGGGCTCTTGGTGATCCACCTGAAGCAGTGCCATTGGTAATGTTAAGAACACTAGTGTGGGGTACAAAGTTACCACCAGCAGTAGATAAGGTATGGGTGCCATGGCCTTCCAGATCACGAGCAGAGTTAAGGGATTTGTTAAGAGGAGCTCCGAATGCTGCAGCATAACCTTTGTTGAAG
This genomic window contains:
- the LOC126694193 gene encoding subtilisin-like protease SBT5.4; translation: MALSFLPSLLLPLVVFFLLHTTTNGAKKSYVVYMGAQSHLFDASLQERDSVTNSHLDMLGSFVGSTVKAKDAIIYSYTRHINGFAAMLDEKEAAEIAKDPKVISVFPNLPRKLHTTRSWEFLGLTKDGQIPDSSAWKAGRYGEDVVIGTLDSGAWPESKSFQDKGYGPIPAKWRGICQPGYKDGVRCNRKLIGVRYFNKGYAAAFGAPLNKSLNSARDLEGHGTHTLSTAGGNFVPHTSVLNITNGTASGGSPRARVAAYKVCWPETEFTGGCYDADIMAAVDAAISDGVDVLSISLGATGGTEFFRDGISISSFHAVKNNIAVVCSAGNSGPILGTVTNVAPWIFTVGASTTDRNLANYASLGNKKQIEGVSLSASGVPGGKFYPLISAANANIANVSPTSALLCYAGSLDPKKVKGKIVLCLRGVIARADKGSECLRAGAVGMILANNVIDGNDLSADPHVLPASHINYTDGQIIFAYLNRTKNPTASITDVKTLLGVKPAPFMAAFSSRGPSNIEPTILKPDITGPGVSILAAFTEAISPTRLDNDKRRFPYSILSGTSMSCPHVAGIVGLLKTRYPLWSPSAIKSAIMTTAKTRDNTRKSILDSSTVEATPFAYGSGHVNPNSAMDPGLVYDATTEDYLNFLCARGYNDTMIRLFSQKPYSCPDTFSIQDFNYPSIAVPNIQAHKVTLTRTVTNVGSPGTYKVRVRQPFAVFVTVKPRVLEFKTTGEKKTFQVIITPNFAKLGTRAGYVFGDMIWSDGKHSVRSPIAVNLAS